A genome region from Hevea brasiliensis isolate MT/VB/25A 57/8 chromosome 7, ASM3005281v1, whole genome shotgun sequence includes the following:
- the LOC131181624 gene encoding polygalacturonase 1 beta-like protein 3 gives MHSHFSRKMEIQLLVFLLLCLSLFFLSSSNVNFASAKESSARENPFTQKASLMRYWSKQINKKLPVSPSIYNTPFILSKASPLNAVNSATFVKLAAQNDLSSHLSTFCSSANLLCFPDLSSNLDSQTHVHDKDSSFAIYRNQNFTSYGTSRADGFESFKNYSEGDNFAIDTFRRYSRNSQDRRDEFSHYAHGANLADDNFNTYGTGATGGEGDFKKYNENVNFQNLRFNSYANDGESRAHRFSTYVENANLGVEWFISYGKNGNRSPNEFVEYDQSTNLAESNFTNYGNNENGGNDTFKSYGFEGNQVPSSFKSYGDGGKGGIESFTGYSERSSVGTDAFKSYAKNSNAEKINFTSYFGQSFAFGDNFTGYGQGAEGKSTVGFSTYGEGDGLRNFKEYAKEGVTFAEYNVTRALPAARDNLVKKWVEPGKFFRESMLQKGTVMPMPDIRDKMPKRSFLPRSITSKLPFSTSKISELKEIFHASYSSSMETILLDALNECERAPSRGETKRCVGSAEDLIDFATSVLGHNTVVRTTKNVNGWKQDIEIGTMKGINGGKVTKSVSCHQSLYPYLLYYCHSVPKVRVYEADILDPHTKDKINHGVAVCHV, from the exons ATGCATTCCCACTTCTCCAGAAAAATGGAAATTCAATTGCTGGTGTTTCTCCTCCTGTGCCTGTCTCTCTTCTTTCTTTCATCCTCCAAT GTGAATTTTGCCAGTGCTAAAGAGTCATCAGCCAGGGAGAACCCATTCACGCAAAAAGCATCTTTGATGCGATATTGGAGCAAGCAGATAAACAAGAAGTTGCCAGTTTCTCCAT ctatttataacactcCATTCATCCTTTCCAAGGCGTCGCCTTTGAACGCTGTTAACTCAGCTACTTTTGTCAAACTTGCCGCTCAAAATGACCTCTCTTCCCACCTCTCCACCTTCTGTTCCTCTGCCAACCTCTTGTGCTTCCCCGACTTGTCATCCAATCTTGACAGTCAGACACATGTCCATGACAAAGACTCCAGCTTTGCCATCTATCGCAACCAGAACTTTACTAGTTACGGCACGAGTAGAGCCGATGGGTTCGAATCGTTTAAGAACTACTCAGAAGGCGACAATTTCGCAATCGATACCTTTCGCCGGTACAGCCGAAACTCTCAGGATCGCAGAGACGAGTTTTCACATTATGCTCACGGTGCAAACCTTGCTGATGACAACTTCAACACCTACGGCACCGGCGCTACCGGGGGCGAAGGTGATTTCAAGAAGTACAATGAGAATGTAAATTTCCAAAATCTCCGATTCAATTCGTATGCCAATGATGGTGAAAGCAGGGCTCACAGATTCTCGACTTACGTAGAGAATGCGAACTTGGGCGTTGAATGGTTCATTAGTTATGGGAAGAATGGGAATCGATCCCCGAACGAGTTCGTGGAATATGATCAGAGTACGAATCTGGCTGAATCTAATTTCACAAATTATGGTAATAACGAAAATGGAGGTAATGACACTTTTAAGTCTTATGGGTTTGAAGGGAATCAAGTTCCTAGCTCTTTCAAGAGTTATGGGGATGGAGGAAAAGGTGGTATAGAAAGCTTCACTGGTTACAGTGAGCGTTCCAGCGTCGGTACTGATGCGTTTAAATCTTATGCCAAGAATTCCAATGCAGAAAAGATCAATTTCACCAGTTATTTTGGGCAATCTTTTGCCTTCGGAGACAACTTCACCGGTTACGGTCAGGGAGCTGAGGGGAAGAGTACCGTTGGGTTCAGTACATATGGAGAGGGAGACGGATTAAGAAATTTCAAGGAATATGCTAAAGAGGGTGTCACTTTTGCCGAGTACAACGTCACTCGAGCATTACCAGCTGCCAGAGACAATCTGGTCAAGAAATGGGTAGAGCCAGGCAAATTCTTCAGGGAATCAATGTTGCAGAAAGGGACTGTGATGCCAATGCCTGATATTAGAGACAAAATGCCCAAAAGGTCATTTCTTCCTCGATCCATCACCTCAAAATTGCCATTCTCTACTTCCAAAATCTCCGAGCTCAAGGAAATATTCCATGCCAGTTATAGTTCTAGCATGGAGACCATACTTCTGGATGCTCTCAATGAATGCGAGAGAGCACCTAGCCGCGGAGAGACCAAACGCTGTGTGGGTTCTGCTGAAGATTTGATTGATTTCGCCACCTCTGTCCTAGGCCACAATACGGTGGTTCGCACGACTAAAAATGTAAATGGGTGGAAGCAGGACATCGAGATAGGAACGATGAAAGGGATCAATGGAGGCAAAGTGACAAAATCAGTCTCTTGCCACCAGAGTTTGTACCCATACCTGCTCTACTACTGTCACTCTGTTCCCAAAGTACGGGTCTACGAAGCGGATATCTTGGATCCACATACCAAGGACAAAATCAATCACGGTGTAGCCGTCTGTCACGTGTGA
- the LOC110639027 gene encoding uncharacterized protein At4g28440, whose protein sequence is MAESKTGLRKPVFTKIDQLRPGTSGHTLTVKVVSTKMVLQKGRPDGPQVRQMRIAECLVGDETGMIIFTARNDQVDLMKEGSTVTLRNAKIDMFKGSMRLAVDKWGRVEVTEPASFTVKEDNNLSLIEYELVNVVED, encoded by the exons ATGGCTGAGTCAAAAACAGGATTGCGGAAGCCTGTATTCACCAAGATTGACCAGCTCCGCCCAGGAACTAGTGGACATACTCTCACTGTGAAGGTTGTTAGTACAAAGATGGTCTTGCAGAAGGGTCGTCCTGATGGTCCTCAAGTACGCCAGATGCGTATTGCGGAATGTTTGGTAGGAGATGAAACAGGAATGATTATCTTTACCGCTAGAAATGATCaag TGGACTTGATGAAAGAGGGAAGTACTGTAACCCTTCGCAATGCAAAGATTGACATGTTTAAAGGATCAATGAGACTTGCTGTGGACAAGTGGGGACGTGTTGAAGTAACTGAACCTGCCAGTTTCACTGTGAAGGAGGATAACAACCTATCACTGATTGAATATGAACTCGTGAATGTTGTTGAAGATTGA